In a single window of the Nicotiana tomentosiformis chromosome 10, ASM39032v3, whole genome shotgun sequence genome:
- the LOC104113542 gene encoding protein SRC2 homolog isoform X1 produces the protein MSIVYGIQGQLLEVTVVACNKLKDTEWISRQDPYVCLEYGSSKYRTRTCTDGGKNPTFQEKFVFTLIEGLREINVVVWNSNTVNTDDFIGSGKIQLQKVLSHGYDDTAWPLQTKRGRHAGEVRLIMHYANANKPATSHVPSGSPYGAPTPGSYPYSAAPQHAVSHPPPSAYPAPSHPPPSAYPAPSPYPAVPPPSATYHPPSPYPPQPTAYPSPYSSTSAYPPPPYPPQGYSYPPGPYPGAYPPRSH, from the exons TTGTTGCTTGTAACAAATTGAAGGACACTGAATGGATTTCAAGGCAAGATCCCTATGTTTGTCTTGAATACGGCAGTTCTAAATACCGTACTCGTACCTGTACTG ATGGAGGAAAAAACCCTACCTTTCAAGAGAAATTCGTGTTTACTCTCATTGAAGGGTTGCGAGAGATTAACGTTGTCGTCTGGAATAGCAATACCGTTAATACTGATGATTTCATTGGAAGCGGAAA GATTCAGCTACAGAAAGTTCTGTCACATGGATATGATGATACTGCTTGGCCACTCCAGACGAAGAGGGGCAG GCATGCAGGAGAGGTTCGACTAATAATGCACTACGCAAATGCCAAT AAGCCTGCAACAAGCCATGTTCCATCAGGCTCTCCATATGGAGCACCAACTCCTGGATCATATCCATATTCTGCAGCTCCGCAGCATGCAGTTTCTCACCCACCACCTTCTGCCTATCCAGCACCATCTCACCCACCACCTTCTGCCTATCCAGCACCATCTCCTTATCCCGCAGTCCCGCCTCCTTCTGCAACATATCATCCACCATCTCCTTATCCTCCTCAACCGACAGCTTATCCTTCACCTTACTCATCAACTTCAGCATATCCACCTCCGCCTTATCCTCCACAGGGTTACTCTTATCCTCCAG GTCCATACCCTGGAGCCTATCCTCCGCGATCACACTAA
- the LOC104113542 gene encoding leucine-rich repeat extensin-like protein 5 isoform X2 has protein sequence MSIVYGIQGQLLEVTDGGKNPTFQEKFVFTLIEGLREINVVVWNSNTVNTDDFIGSGKIQLQKVLSHGYDDTAWPLQTKRGRHAGEVRLIMHYANANKPATSHVPSGSPYGAPTPGSYPYSAAPQHAVSHPPPSAYPAPSHPPPSAYPAPSPYPAVPPPSATYHPPSPYPPQPTAYPSPYSSTSAYPPPPYPPQGYSYPPGPYPGAYPPRSH, from the exons ATGGAGGAAAAAACCCTACCTTTCAAGAGAAATTCGTGTTTACTCTCATTGAAGGGTTGCGAGAGATTAACGTTGTCGTCTGGAATAGCAATACCGTTAATACTGATGATTTCATTGGAAGCGGAAA GATTCAGCTACAGAAAGTTCTGTCACATGGATATGATGATACTGCTTGGCCACTCCAGACGAAGAGGGGCAG GCATGCAGGAGAGGTTCGACTAATAATGCACTACGCAAATGCCAAT AAGCCTGCAACAAGCCATGTTCCATCAGGCTCTCCATATGGAGCACCAACTCCTGGATCATATCCATATTCTGCAGCTCCGCAGCATGCAGTTTCTCACCCACCACCTTCTGCCTATCCAGCACCATCTCACCCACCACCTTCTGCCTATCCAGCACCATCTCCTTATCCCGCAGTCCCGCCTCCTTCTGCAACATATCATCCACCATCTCCTTATCCTCCTCAACCGACAGCTTATCCTTCACCTTACTCATCAACTTCAGCATATCCACCTCCGCCTTATCCTCCACAGGGTTACTCTTATCCTCCAG GTCCATACCCTGGAGCCTATCCTCCGCGATCACACTAA
- the LOC104113546 gene encoding cyclin-D3-1-like yields MGIQNNEHNQDQTQSFLLDALYCEEERWEETIEDEILEKEATLPLPLPLLEQDLFWEDEELLSLFTKEKETISNFETIKTDPLLCLSRKEAVKWILKVNAHYGFSTFTAILAINYFDRFLSSLHFQKDKPWMIQLVAVTCLSLAAKVEETQVPLLLDFQVEDAKYVFEAKTIQRMELLVLSSLKWRMNPVTPLSFVDHIIRRLGLKSHIHWEFLKQCERILLLVIADCRFLSYMPSVLATATMLHVIHQVEPCNAADYQNQLLEVLNISKEKVNDCYELITEVSYNSISHKRKYESPINSPSAVIDTFYSSENSNESWDLQTSSSIPSTYSPRDQFLPLFKKSRVQEQQMRLTSLSRVFVDYAVGSPR; encoded by the exons ATGGGAATACAAAACAATGAGCATAATCAAGACCAAACCCAATCTTTCCTTTTAGATGCTCTTTactgtgaagaagaaagatgggaagaaaCAATTGAAGATGAGATTTTAGAAAAAGAAGCAACACTACCACTTCCTCTGCCTTTACTAGAACAAGACTTGTTTTGGGAAGATGAAGAGCTACTCTCTCTTttcacaaaagaaaaagaaacaatttCCAACTTTGAAACTATTAAAACAGACCCTTTACTTTGTTTATCTCGTAAagaagctgtgaaatggattcttaAAGTAAATGCTCATTATGGATTCTCAACATTCACTGCTATTCTTGCTATTAATTACTTTGATAGGTTTCTTTCAAGTCTTCATTTTCAGAAAGATAAGCCTTGGATGATTCAACTTGTAGCTGTTACTTGTCTTTCTTTGGCTGCTAAAGTTGAAGAAACTCAAGTTCCTCTTCTTTTGGACTTCCAA GTGGAGGATGCAAAATATGTGTTTGAGGCCAAAACTATTCAAAGAATGGAGCTTTTGGTATTGTCCTCTTTAAAGTGGAGGATGAATCCTGTAACCCCACTTTCATTTGTTGATCATATAATAAGAAGACTTGGGCTAAAGAGCCATATACACTGGGAATTTCTCAAGCAGTGTGAGAgaattcttcttttggtcatagCTG ATTGTAGATTCTTAAGTTATATGCCTTCTGTATTGGCTACTGCTACTATGCTTCACGTTATTCATCAAGTTGAGCCTTGTAATGCTGCTGACTACCAAAATCAACTTCTTGAGGTTCTCAACATTAGCAAG GAGAAGGTGAATGATTGCTATGAACTTATAACAGAGGTGTCTTACAACTCTATTTCACACAAGCGCAAGTATGAGAGTCCAATAAATAGCCCAAGTGCTGTTATTGATACATTTTACAGCTCTGAAAACTCAAATGAATCATGGGATTTGCAAACTTCTTCCTCTATTCCATCCACTTATTCACCTCGTGATCAATTTTTGCCTTTGTTTAAGAAAAGCAGAGTTCAAGAACAGCAAATGAGATTGACATCTTTAAGCAGAGTTTTTGTGGATTATGCTGTTGGCAGCCCTCGCTAA